The proteins below are encoded in one region of Myxococcales bacterium:
- a CDS encoding ComF family protein: protein MFWKNIKSFFAACLDLLAPRCCPGCDVEHPAGFDGFCEVCEPLLERLNSKQDKAPAINAALILYGGPLAEGIKSFKYKSRTDYAKALRSLLCEQVHTYQPLVDIVVPVPLHARRLRQRGYNQCALLARAVARSIKKPLRCGVLLRVRDTVPQVGLGGLARISNVQGAFRATNDVKGLRILLIDDVRSTGATLSESAGALRAQGAKKVYTLVLARGD from the coding sequence GTGTTTTGGAAAAATATCAAAAGTTTTTTTGCCGCGTGCTTGGACTTGCTCGCACCACGTTGCTGTCCCGGATGCGACGTCGAGCATCCGGCGGGATTTGATGGCTTTTGCGAAGTGTGTGAACCACTGCTGGAGCGGCTAAACAGCAAACAAGACAAAGCTCCAGCGATTAACGCTGCACTTATTTTGTACGGCGGACCTTTGGCGGAGGGCATAAAAAGTTTCAAATACAAAAGCCGCACTGACTATGCGAAAGCTCTGCGTTCTTTGTTGTGCGAGCAAGTTCATACCTATCAGCCTTTAGTGGATATCGTGGTCCCTGTGCCACTGCACGCAAGGCGATTGAGGCAAAGGGGGTATAACCAATGTGCGCTATTAGCCCGGGCTGTGGCACGCTCGATAAAAAAACCTCTACGTTGCGGTGTGCTGCTGCGTGTTAGGGATACGGTTCCTCAAGTCGGCCTAGGTGGCTTAGCCCGTATTTCTAACGTTCAGGGTGCTTTTAGAGCCACAAATGATGTAAAAGGGCTTCGCATCCTACTTATAGATGATGTACGAAGCACCGGAGCGACTCTGAGCGAATCGGCTGGAGCACTTCGGGCGCAAGGCGCGAAAAAGGTATATACCCTGGTGCTCGCGCGCGGTGACTAA
- a CDS encoding class II glutamine amidotransferase — MCRLFGFRSVIPSQVHRSLLDAENALGRQSNAHPDGWGVAYYLQDTPHVTKSASRALGDALFHRLSGVVASETVVAHVRKATVGDISVLNCHPFQFGRWIFAHNGEIPGFAEQREKFLGEIDPALRRYVLGDTDSEVIFHLLLTELNRFAKPTSVVTLGDCIRRTIDTVQRLWEAPDSTSKLLLTVMITNGSSMLAYRFGKELHYSTYKTRCSDRDSCASLSPECEAPSLSGRVNHMIISSEPLLGENVWHELPDQELIGVDESMMLVAKPSQQNKLPVLA; from the coding sequence ATGTGCAGACTGTTTGGCTTTCGAAGTGTAATTCCCTCACAAGTGCATCGCTCTTTGCTCGATGCGGAAAATGCACTGGGCCGGCAAAGCAACGCTCATCCTGACGGCTGGGGCGTGGCTTATTATTTGCAAGATACGCCGCATGTCACTAAGAGCGCATCGCGCGCTCTTGGTGATGCACTTTTTCATCGCCTCAGTGGCGTTGTCGCATCAGAGACAGTTGTCGCCCACGTGCGCAAAGCGACCGTTGGCGATATATCGGTACTCAATTGCCATCCTTTTCAATTTGGACGCTGGATTTTCGCCCACAACGGTGAAATCCCAGGCTTTGCGGAGCAACGGGAGAAATTTCTCGGCGAGATTGATCCCGCTTTAAGGCGCTACGTCTTGGGCGATACCGACAGCGAAGTTATTTTTCATCTGCTTCTCACTGAACTCAATCGCTTTGCAAAACCAACAAGTGTCGTAACCTTGGGTGATTGCATTAGACGCACCATCGATACCGTTCAACGTTTGTGGGAAGCGCCTGATTCGACATCAAAACTTTTATTGACAGTAATGATTACCAACGGCTCTAGCATGTTAGCTTATCGTTTCGGCAAAGAACTTCATTATTCGACCTACAAAACACGCTGCTCTGATCGCGACAGTTGCGCTTCTCTGTCTCCTGAATGTGAAGCTCCCAGCCTTTCTGGCCGAGTCAACCACATGATCATTTCCAGCGAGCCTCTGCTTGGCGAAAATGTTTGGCATGAACTGCCTGATCAGGAACTTATCGGTGTCGACGAGTCAATGATGTTGGTCGCGAAGCCAAGCCAGCAAAACAAGCTTCCTGTTTTGGCGTAG
- the smpB gene encoding SsrA-binding protein SmpB, which produces MAKQKKKESDKKADLLVCRNPKARKLYEIEEKLEAGLVLVGSEVKSLRNRRGDLEGSYAGFHGDELFLYKMHIAPYEQATAFGHEPTRVRKLLLHRRELEKLHTRLTIRGYTLVPLSVYFKNGHAKVELGLGKGRAKRDKREEIKRDLDKKEARQVMQKHRR; this is translated from the coding sequence ATGGCTAAGCAAAAGAAAAAAGAAAGCGACAAAAAAGCGGACCTGTTGGTCTGTCGCAACCCAAAAGCACGCAAGCTTTATGAGATAGAAGAAAAGCTCGAAGCCGGTTTAGTGCTTGTAGGCTCGGAAGTTAAAAGTTTGCGCAACCGGCGCGGTGATCTCGAAGGCTCCTATGCTGGCTTTCATGGCGATGAGCTGTTTTTGTACAAAATGCATATCGCCCCTTACGAGCAGGCCACAGCTTTTGGTCACGAACCCACTCGAGTGCGCAAGTTGCTCTTGCACCGGCGCGAGCTTGAAAAGCTTCACACACGACTAACGATCCGTGGCTACACCTTAGTCCCGCTCAGCGTGTATTTTAAAAACGGCCACGCCAAAGTTGAGCTGGGTTTAGGTAAAGGGCGTGCCAAGCGCGATAAGCGAGAAGAAATCAAGCGGGATCTTGATAAAAAAGAAGCCCGTCAAGTCATGCAAAAACATAGGAGATAG
- the thrC gene encoding threonine synthase: MSYHAMFKCVAGCEGQYPLDEVIYRCPKCSELLQVQHDLEALKDQSAEEWKELFNKRHRTTEWPFGSGVWGKKEWVAPGVSDDHVVSLHEGGTNLFWASRYGKSLGLDDLWIKLCGNSHTGSFKDLGMTVLVSVVNQMIADGKPIRAIACASTGDTSAALAAYCAAAGIRSVVLLPKGKITTAQLVQPLANGSTVCALDTDFDGCMSIVQRLATEPGVYLANSMNSLRLEGQKTVAIEVVQQFDWQVPDWVIIPGGNLGNVSALGAGFDMMLNLGLITKRPRICVAQAQAANPLYLAYKKGWDSFEPMLAQNTEASAIRIGNPVSIRRAIRTLKSYNGVVEQASEQELASAAASADRTGTYACPHTGVALAALEKLVARKEIKQKDKVVVISTANGLKFSEFKVRYHESKIEGVTSTLANQPIDLPNDYDSVRGAVLGALDKS, encoded by the coding sequence GCAATACCCTCTCGATGAAGTTATCTACCGTTGTCCCAAATGTAGCGAATTGCTTCAGGTTCAACATGACCTTGAGGCTCTCAAAGATCAAAGTGCAGAAGAGTGGAAAGAGCTCTTCAACAAACGGCATCGCACCACCGAGTGGCCTTTTGGAAGTGGCGTCTGGGGCAAAAAAGAATGGGTGGCGCCTGGCGTAAGTGATGATCATGTAGTCTCGCTTCATGAAGGTGGGACCAATCTTTTTTGGGCCAGTCGCTATGGCAAATCACTTGGCCTGGATGACTTATGGATTAAACTTTGTGGCAATAGCCATACAGGCTCCTTTAAAGATCTAGGAATGACCGTGCTTGTTAGCGTGGTCAATCAAATGATCGCCGATGGCAAGCCTATCCGCGCCATTGCCTGCGCATCGACTGGCGATACCTCCGCAGCACTGGCTGCTTACTGCGCGGCAGCCGGCATACGCTCGGTTGTTCTGCTACCCAAAGGCAAGATCACCACCGCGCAACTCGTGCAACCTTTGGCCAATGGCTCAACTGTCTGCGCCTTGGACACTGACTTTGATGGTTGCATGAGCATTGTGCAGCGTCTGGCCACCGAACCCGGTGTCTACCTCGCCAATTCCATGAACTCCTTACGGCTTGAAGGGCAAAAAACAGTCGCTATCGAAGTGGTGCAGCAATTCGACTGGCAAGTGCCTGATTGGGTGATTATCCCCGGCGGAAATCTTGGTAACGTCTCAGCGCTGGGAGCAGGCTTTGATATGATGCTCAACTTGGGTCTTATCACAAAGCGGCCACGCATTTGCGTTGCACAAGCCCAAGCGGCAAATCCTCTTTATCTCGCCTACAAAAAGGGTTGGGACAGCTTTGAGCCCATGCTGGCACAAAACACCGAAGCCAGTGCGATTCGCATTGGCAACCCAGTCTCGATTCGCCGGGCGATTCGTACGCTCAAGAGCTACAACGGCGTGGTTGAGCAAGCCAGTGAACAAGAGCTGGCTTCCGCAGCAGCCTCTGCCGATCGCACCGGCACCTACGCCTGTCCGCACACCGGAGTCGCCCTTGCGGCCCTGGAAAAACTTGTTGCTCGTAAAGAAATAAAACAAAAAGATAAAGTCGTTGTGATCTCAACCGCCAATGGCCTGAAATTCAGTGAATTTAAAGTGCGCTACCACGAAAGCAAAATTGAAGGCGTAACCAGCACTCTAGCCAATCAACCCATCGATTTGCCCAATGACTATGATTCGGTACGCGGAGCTGTGTTGGGTGCACTCGATAAAAGCTGA